DNA sequence from the Armigeres subalbatus isolate Guangzhou_Male chromosome 1, GZ_Asu_2, whole genome shotgun sequence genome:
cgatttttgagtttaaagaaaaactgacacgtttagaatgattaccttcatcgttccttgaaagaaaatcgaatatcgattcttcattttaggacccaattctttaaaaaataaacacgagagtgtccattataggaatattttggggggtccataatagggaagaagaacgttccgaaacgggacatgaaaatcaaatgaagtgtcaactatagggaagcaatttcctattatggacccccagggggtctactatagggcgaattcagttagacatTAAAATGTTAATTGCAACGAATAACgccgtgtatttgggtgttttatgtatgtatcgcgaaaaggggatgcagagcttgttgttagatatcaagcacagttaatatgttgaaaatttctatgtcttatgacaggaagagcaaaattccgctactagggggtccactattgggcattttaccccaCGACCcaatattagaaattttaataataaataacattaaatttttttacgtgtatataAATATTGAATTGAACACGTCGATCCCCATTTTTTTTACCATGGGGCTGTCAAAGCAGGCGAAGGGAAAAAACGAAAACGGAGAAGCAAAAAGGTACAAATTTGACGTTTCTCCACATCGTTCGATCAGTTGTTGAAGGAAAATCGTGCAGCTAGCAGTGCAAAAATCAAGGTGAAAATCCGCAGCCAGAAAAATAAATTGCATCACCCAACAGTGCACAAATTGTGTGAATCAGTGAAAGGTTTTATTGTTCGGAAAAGGAAGTAAACACCCTTAAAATGCCACGCCGAGGAAGGTCCGCATCTCCCCCACCGGCCCAGCGCAGGTTAGTTCAAACGCATCGTTTTTTGAGGTTAAACTGTGACCTTTTTCGAGAAACGTCGCTCTGCATGGGGATCATTTCTGATGATTCTGGAACTTCGACAGAGCAGTTACGCAACAAAGcgaattttatttttcctatGCTAAATGAGTAAAGATGTGTTTTTTCATCTACGAGGGTGAGCATGTGATCAATTATTAGTAAATGTTATTGATCCTTATGGTCCAAAGGTCGATAAACATCCGACATGGCGCTCTGTTTCTGGTTGCTTCCATTTGGGAAATCGTGCCAGACAGCGAGCAACCCGCAACATGCGACATtctaaaaataatattgaaCTGTTGTTCAGGATTGTTTACCGAAATTTTTCATAAGAATGTGAAATTCACGAATCACGCGATGTGATGACGATAGAGGCCTATTGGACTCGTCACAACTATAGGGCCGGTAGAACGAATCTGTTCTGCTTGCTTTTGAATCTTCATTAGATGTTGTAGATTTCCGCAATATCTTTAGAAACAACACATTCAAAGGATGGATTCTGAATCATCATATTAAAATCGTTCCTGAATAAGTTGTTATTCTTGACCTTTGTactatcattttcatcatttccATCAACATGTTTACTGCCAGTGACCGTTGCCAGCCCTGTGATAAACACGATAATGAATCAGATTGTTGTTTCTTAATGCAATGACGCTGTTATTGTCGAGCATCAACACAGACTTGATCTTTGTTTCTTCTTTGTTATCTGCAGATCGGCCCCCATGGCTGCTGCCCCGGCTCCACGCCCCGCAGCACCGACACAACCGGCTGTGCAGCATGCTCCACCGAGTGCGGTTGCTCCCCCGATGGGCGCCCCCAGCCAAGGACCCGGTCTGATGGCCCAAATGGCAGCCACAGCCGGTGGAGTAGCGATTGGGTCTGCCGTTGGTCACACCGTTGGACATGCTCTGACCGGAATGTTCAGTGGTTCGGATTCGAAGGAAGCGGCCCCAGCTCAGCAGGCAAGCCCAGTACAGCAGTACGCTCCGGCCGCTGGTTCCGAGGCGCAAGCCCCGTCCGGCCCGTGCGCCTGGGAAATCAAGCAGTTCCTGTCCTGCGCCCAGAACCAGTCCGATCTGACGCTGTGCGAGGGATTTAACGAGGCCCTCAGGCAGTGCAAAGTGCAGCATCATATTTAAATCGGACATACACAACCGGGTGCGATAGATTTGTTACGGCTGGGAAGGAATGGTTTGGCCCATGAAGATAAAGAATGCGGAACGTTTTACATTGTGGACGGAAAATTCTAGTAGCCTGCCGGACGGCGGGAGTAGTTCTATTGTCTAGTGTTGTTGAGTTGCTCAGTTCAATAAAGCCTGTAAACCAATTCAATATGGCCAAATTGTGCTTTTCTGTAGACGCATAGGTTCTTTAAAACAATTTAATACGTCGAACTACTACAACATCTCTGTGGTAATTTACCGTTAAGAAGAAAGATTTTATTTCTTATATATTTAGTTTTAACAATTTGAATAAAAGAATAGCTGAAGAGAAGGCAAACCAAACgaattatatataaaaaaaagtagTGGTATATCACAATTGACATTTCCTTATAGCCTCACGAAATTTTTGAACAGGATTTGTCTTCAGTTCTCGGTCCTGTCTAGAATATTTTCTGATGGGAAACAATGTTGACTCCCTGGACAAAATTTATCCATTGTGTAATAAAGtgcttgcttcttcttcttcgtattggcattacattcccacactgtgacagagccacctcgcagcttagtgttcattaagcactttcacagttattaactgcgaggtttctaagccaagttaccatttttgcattcgtatatcatgagactaacacgatgatactttatgcccagggaagtcgaaacaatttccaatccgaaaattgtctagaccggcatcgggaatcgaacccagccaccctcagcatggtcttactttgtagccgcgcgtcttactagGTGGGCCCACGCTTGCTACAcaacataaataataaaaaggaAATTTCTTTTTGCAATAATTGAGAACGTGCTTAGTTTAGTGCGACAAGATACTTAGATTGATTTTTAATCCATTACAGGATCCAATAgttataaaattttattttatttacattaAAAAACAATCTCTTACTTATATTTCGATAAATACCATTGTTAAAAGATGACAGGAAATTCTATTACCTCCATAGAACTTAAAATGCTATCTTTAATCATTATTCCGTCTCTTGCGGCCGCGTAATGTTCTTCCAGTCATACATGGTCACAACGGCTTTCTCGAACAGACTGCTATTCAGCTTTACCAGCAGCAGTTCATCCAGCGTTTGCTCCGTCAGGCCATCGTTCCGGTCGGCCAGGATCAGCGCACTGTACGTTCGTTCCAAGCAGACATTGTTAGACGGCAGCGACATCACCACCATGGCCACGGAGAACAGCTCGGCGTGGCTTACGGAGCGCTGCAACCAGTGGTTCCAGACGTCGTAGTCGTGCGGCTGGCGGGGTTCTATTTCGAGACTTTTCAGCTGCTGCAGCACCGGTGTCACGGTGCTGGAGAGCGGGACCACCGCCTTGGAGGTACCCTCCGACGGACCGCCAAACATCTCCGACAGGAAGTCGTCCATGTCGTCGTCCTTTTTGTCCTCCTGTTTCAGCTTGTCTGCCTCGAACTGGGCTGTCTGGGAGTTCGGCTTTAGGGCGTTAATGCGGTTCCAGATGTTGAGGATGTAGTTCTGAAACGATTTGGACAGAGGGGAAAACAATTTAGTAGGGAGCTGTGCCAATGAAGAGCTGGTTATTTTCGAAAACAGAACGAGAGGACGATACGCTGCTATGCTAAAATGACGGATTAtgcaaaatatatataaataggTTCCCCATCTGCTACATTTTTATATAGTTGTTAAGAACCTTAGAGTTATGGTCGATAAGTTGAATTGTTGTTGATTACACAATACGTGAAGCAACTTAGAAATATGGAATGATATTCGTATTAAGaaaatgttattatgttattattaatcagactaaggagattcaggatgctatcAAAACCTGTAGCCTTCATGTCTTTTTGATCATTTGATATCGTGATTCGGCGAGGCGATTTTTGGTGTGGGACACGTGGACCGCCAAGTAAAGATGAAAtggtttgcgtgttttgaggaccgcaatgccGATGTTCGCTTCAGCATCAATGTGTTTTGTGAGATTGTATGCATTGTCAATCGGATGAGTCAGACGCGATCCATTGGCGATTGAGATTTCAATAGGCAggtgatcactaccatggggatcctgGATTACTTTCCCCGTACAATACAATGTTTGTGAAATCGAACATATTGAGAGGTCAATTCTACTTTCGAGCCCTGAAGGTGCCACACGTTTTGCTTCTCCGATATTCAAATATGTCATATATTGAAGAAGTCGCACAGTCATAAATCAAGGAAGAACGGTTGTCATCGGCCAGTTCCCCCCAGGCAGTACCGTGTGAGTTAAAATCTCCTAGAATCAATCGTGGCTCAGGCATAGCAGTGCCAATAGCCGAAAGATCTCTGTGTCGTACCTTCGGCAGTATGTACACAGAGGCTATACTGAAGCTTTTGCCCCGTATGGTGACATTACAAGCGACTACTTCAATGCTTATCACCGAGGGAAGATCTATTCTGTAAAAGGAGTGGAGCTTGTTGATCCCTGTGGTGCCCTGATGCCTGGCTACCCTATACACAGATTAGCATAACATAGAGGGAATGAAGGAAATGTAAGAGGtaggaagaagaggaagataATAAAAGCAAGTTCAGTCAGTTTAGTCAAGTGAACCAGTGTCTAGTGGATTAGTTATTAATTCTGGATTTCTGCGGACGCCACCGATAGGGGAACGGGGAAAAGAACGGAGGTTGTCGGAGGATCGTGTACGTTATTCACTCCGATTTTGTTTTAACTATTCCCGTGTAATACCGGCTAAATCGCGTCGTAATTGTGTATTTATTGTTTTCGGTTACTAGTGTCACTTTTATGCAGTGGAGAATCGTGCGCAAATAATCTGTGATTTGAGAACTTTGTGTTAATTTTATTGCTTACCATCGACGGCGCATCGTTTTCGCCTTGTCCTTGTGTTTGTTTTTCTGTGCCCTAGCCACACTTCACTTTGCTACCGTACTTTTGCGTTGCATCGAAAAACTATAATTAATAATGACATTGTGACTGAGGTCATTACAGTACCTGAGCCCGCAGCGATGTTCTGGCTGTACCTCTCCCGTATTCACCCGAGCGTCAAACCGGAGTCTATTGAGAAACTGGTGAAGGACTGCATCCAGTGTGAAGATTCGGTCAAAGTGGTCCCGCTGGTGAAAAAGGAATTGACATTAAAAGTATGAGCTTCATATCCTTCAAAGTTGGGATTGACCCCAAGTTCCGTGAAGTCGCACTTAATGCGAATACTTGGCCTATGGGTCTTCTATTTCGGGAATTCGAGGATATCAGCTCAAAAAACATGTGGAAGCCGCTGCTAAATACTCCAACCGTCACAGTTTCTCCTGTTTGCGGAATCTTCCCGTTATCGACACCTACCTCTGCTCCGGAACCAATGAGCTAAATTCGGCAGCCACGATGCACGTGACCTTTCCACCAGGACGCACCGACAAAAGCATTTTGGGAGTCCCCAGTTCCTCTTACTCAGTCGCGCCTACTGCAGCCAGCGTTCACCATAGTCGTCCTGGCCCTGAGTTTAGAGGCGGATTAGGGGACTCCCAACTTGTTATTCAAGGCAAGTACATCTCTTATCGACATTCATCGCCTGATGCCGATTCAAATTTCAGCATCATCCATTCGGAATTGAGTCCGAGTTTCATCGGACGAACAGGATCGCCGCATTTACAAGCATCAATTACCATTTCTCCACCGCAACGTCAAGGCCAATTTTAACGGGATGAATGCCTTTCTTGCTCAGGTTGACTGGGATACGGCTCTTCGAGATTCTGACGTCAACCGACCATGTCAAAAATACTACTTTACGCCATCGACCAGTTAGTTCCCGTGAGATCCACACCAGAACCGGCCAACCAGCCTGGTCTAACGCTCATCTCAAAAATCTGAAAAGAATCAAACGCGCGGCCCTCAGACAACACTGCAAGTATCGTACGGACTCTACAAAAGCTAGCTATATCAAGGCCAACTCCGAATATCAGCAACTCAACGATCATCTCTATAACGCCTTTCAAAATCGTTTGCAAAGTCGTCTCAGGAATAATCCAAAAAGCTTTTGGCGGTACGTCAACGAACAACGGAAGGAATCTGGATTGCCCTCAACG
Encoded proteins:
- the LOC134205792 gene encoding coiled-coil-helix-coiled-coil-helix domain-containing protein 10, mitochondrial gives rise to the protein MPRRGRSASPPPAQRRSAPMAAAPAPRPAAPTQPAVQHAPPSAVAPPMGAPSQGPGLMAQMAATAGGVAIGSAVGHTVGHALTGMFSGSDSKEAAPAQQASPVQQYAPAAGSEAQAPSGPCAWEIKQFLSCAQNQSDLTLCEGFNEALRQCKVQHHI